aattgattttcttttctttcagcacttaaaaaatatatggttcatttttttgtttacaTTTTCACAGTAAAGatttaaaacaaaatatatatatatatatatatatatatatatataaatgaatgACTAACTATATAAGCCCTGTGCATATATCGAAAGTGTCAAATTGAGTTTAAGTTGGAAGCCCTATCTAGTATCTACACATCTAGTGAGGCATGTTTTTTCAATGGATAAACTTTAACGAGAACGAAATGTCAAAAACAACCCAAAGCAGGAAACACTAGACATAACTTACAGATGTGACAATGACATGGCTTGCTCCTTCCTCAATGTAACTCAAACAATTGTCAGAATTTATTCCCCCTCCGACTTGCAGACCGCCTAAAGTTTACCAGTCCTCCACAGTAAGTTCAGCAGAGGAAAAAACTGTAAGTTTTAAAGATATCATCAACCATAGAAAACAAAGGGACTGCAAAATAACTCAAAGGAAATTCTCCCATGCTATGATTAATGTTTTGATAAATATAAGCACAAAATCAAGGCGAACATCTATTTATGTTACAACAAGGAGGAGTGGATTTCCACTGTTTCTTCACTGTTGGCAGCATGTTCTGGATCTATTTAACATTTGTTTGGGTAATGACAAAGATTTTCAGCATTCGTGTGAACAAAAGTATATGCTCATGTTCTGCATTATATTTGATTTAACTATTAATTTATCATGAATTGTATGCCAAAAGTTGGCATTATaatattagaaagaaaaaactcACATATAAACTATAACACCTATCTGTAgtgtttttttaattcattttgtaCAAGTAATTTTTATTGGTTAATTGTTTAAAGTTTATATTCTTACCTTCAATTTAATTTTCAGATTGATGGTATAATATATTATGCTTCTCTTGTGCAATAGAGCAATATCAGTAAAAAAATTCCATGCCACAAAAAACCTTAGATGCATTTCCATTCATTGCACAGATAGGATATTAGTTTAACGCTAACTTGCTAACGGGCATAAAAATCCCAGGTCAACAAAAAAGGCCCAATCAGACAGAAAGTCACACCAAAGAAAACATGTAATCTAATTATCCATGTCTTATGCCCCCTTCATCCCTTTTGGAGTTTAAATTCTATAAATGGTCACTCTAGAGTGACAAGCAACAAAAGGGTGCCATGTCATTACAAATTTGTGGTAACTAAATTTCTTACTTTAAGCAAAACGCTTTCAATTGTTGCCAAGATAGgtattagaaatataatatgaaACACATGACATAAACCAAccatctcaaaagcttaagctgttaggTGAAGAAGACACAATAGGCGACACCACATATTAACCGATAGAGCAAAACTTCTCAGACAGTATGTGAATCAAGATCAATCCATTTTAATTCTCTTTTTAGATTTCTACTTGTATATGCTAAAATTCAAAACCAACAAAATCACCTATATCACATTTCACATTGCATCAAACTCTACGACTAAACTAGCAGTAAACATCATCAACCACAATGGCATGAAGAAAGTCCCAGCAAGAATACCTGGATAAGCATGCAATGCTTCAAAGGCAGCAGCTTTGCTCAAAGGGTCAGCACCGAGCATGATCACGTGACCGCCGGTGAGCCCATCCTGTTTGTAAAGAGTGGCATACTCAGCTGCTGATTTATCAGACTCAAAATTGGTCACTGGTTCTGACCCACCATCCCCTTTCAAATCTTCAAGGGTTGACCCAACAATTTGTTTCACCTTCCCCTGCCACAAGCACACGAACCTCAGGTAAAAATGTCATTCCCCAAAATCACAATTACATAAAAATGTCACCGTTTTCCCATAAAAATCTTCACTACAAAGGTTGATTTTGACAGAAGAAAAGGTGGCATACCTTGTGGATATCGATGCAGGGGCAGAATCGAACAGCGCATTGAATGGAAGATCTCCTCgctaaggaggaggaggaggaggaggaggagcgagGGTTGAGTGTAGCGGAACGAAGCTTGTTAGGGTGGAAGATCGGAAAGTTGAGGGAAGAAGGTGCAGAAGCTAGATTGCGCATTGTCCTCTGTGTTTGAAACAACACCACACTGCGACACAACAGGTTTAAGGTTTCCGAAGGTTAATGTTAATTCTCCGAGGTTATTTTTTAggtctttttttatttatttaatatttgacGGATCTTCTCATCAATTCGAAAAACTTCAATTGTGGACTTTTTTTTAGCTTGCCGCCGTTTAGCTTAGAGTTGTCATTTGCCACTAGATTTACACTTTCTTTGTAAATGGAAGGCTTCTTTGATTCTTCGCTTAAATAAATTCTCCCCCCATAAAATATgccttattttttaatttaggcttgtaatttttttttccgttctGGTACTTCTAAAATCGTAACTTTTGTTTCTGGTCCGTGATGTTAATTTTTCGGTCGAAACTATAGAGGAAAGTGCATATAAGCATTACGTTTGTCATCTTTTTAACTTGTTGGTGTACATATAATTGTGTCATGTACATATGACATCTCCTCCTTCTCTCCCCTTCCCCCTCACCTTCCAaaccctttcttctttctctacAAGAAACCCTTAACCACCATATGCGCCTCCAACTGACATCATCTCTACATCATCCCCCCGCgactttgtttgtttttttaatgtttatagAGTTTATGAGGTTAGTTTTGACTTCAAAGCACTAAACACATAAATAAATTGAGTTTTCTCATTGAAACTCTTATAGGTTTTTACTTTTCAACCACCACTTCACGAGTGATCGGTTTTTAGTCACAGATCGCAAGTTTCAAAACCCTCTCTCTACAACGACAAATATTAGAAATGCCTTTGTTTCtcataagaaaaattaaaagcgcatttgttttttttgtttgtttacatAGGATAATTAAAGTGCGTTTCATTATTGATTTTGTAAAACATTTTTTAGTatgatagaaaaaaaattcatttgacgtgaacaatttttaaaaactcttCTCAAAAGTAGTTCTTATCTTTCactttttaaaactgaaatctaGAACATCTCAGCAATCAATCAAACATGTCTGTTGCTTTCGATTCTATTTTTAGTCACAGGATTTCTTATTTTGCAAAACATCTCATTCACATaatattttcctttattttacAAGTCATAtcaattattttgaaaaaaataaatagataaaaGAAGCAAGGTTTAAATAGGTTTCTTGTCCCTTCAATATATCTTTGATTTCAAATTTAGTCCTTgcaattttttcattttagtACCTTTAAAATCacaacttttgttcttgatCCCTGACGTTAGTTTTTAGTTTAAATGAGGCAGAAATCCATATAAGTATTACATGTGacattcttttaattttcattgACAAGAATCAATGTACAATAGCCTAGAATCAAACTAAGCCTCTTTCCTTAGCCCACAATCGTCGTGCCTTCATCAAATTCTTCAACCTGCGACCACCACCTGCCCATCACCATCGATCACTGTACAATAGCCTAGCCAGCAAATCCATGCACCACCATCAATCACAGTACAATAGCCTAACCAGCAAATCCATGCAGCAACCACTTGAACCAGCCAGTAACCCTGCACAAACACCCACAACCACCAAGTCCTTATCTCTGCCACATCAAACCCCACCATTGAATCACCAGGACGACGAAGCCAAACCCTTCCTTTTATATCTACAATCACAGAAACACTATGAATCCCTTGTCATCCAAAACACAGAATAACCCTACCCACCACTCATAACAAGTATTGAACTAAATTTaacaatttttcaaaataaaagctAGAAAATATTAGTTTGTATAAATATAAcactataatttatttatttattaattattatataattcTCTTTATTTAAACATTAACTTTAACCCCTCCCTCCAAAAAAAGAAACTGTTAAAAATCTCCTAAACGTACGATCCTTTACTTTAAGAAAAAATCACCAATGTGAAAGAAATTGACAACCATAAATTCTCCATCATTGGTACAAAATAATATTTCAGAAAATCAAATACTGTTTATTAAACTATGATCAAGTCTTTTATGTTGATCACAATTGAAAAagtgaattattttttaaaaaaatatgtataaaagaaaagatgaaTTAATCACATTCCTCATCCTACCGAAAAATCATAGCACCCCACCCCCTAAACAAGTATACCGGAGCAAAGTTCAAAGATAAAAAAGGTGGAAGCGGATGTGGTTTGAATAAATCGAGACCAAATAAGTTGCAAATGCAAAAAGGAGAAACAAAAGGTCATGAATAATACCAGCTTTAAATTCATTTGTAAAAGCTTTCATTTGAATAAATTGAAATGAAGGGCAATCTTAAAAGCCCATTGCATTCATGCAGAAGAGAAGAGCAACTTCGATGAGAAAGACTGGCTGCTATGGCAGGCAGCCTGCTCATGCAGAAATGCTAGAATAGGAATGAAATGCAGAGGGTCTGAAGATAGCTACTCTAGGAATGAGAATGCCATTTCCTTTTATTTCCTCGCTCAAAATGATAGAAACAAAAAAGGGGTAGGAAATTAAAAACATGATGATTAAAAGCAAAGATATAGAGATTGTCTCAATGTGTACTTTCAGGAGAATGATGTATCCGGCTTAAAATAAGCGACTCAGACTCATTAGAACCATGCATTAAAGCATCACAAGCTTTGGAAGACCCATCCTCAAAAATTAAGGGATTAACCTTTGTGTCACCAAAACCCAGCTTTTCATCTGCACACTGGGCAGAATCAGTAGGTGTGGCTTTGGTATTCATGTCATCACTCTCTTCCTGCAATCTGGGGGGTAACTCAGCTTCATCTTTGGATGCCGTGGGGGGTAACTCAGCTTCATCCTTGAATGCCGTGGGGGGTAACTCAGCTTCATCTTTGGATGCCGTGGGGGGTAACTCAGCTTCATCCTTGAATGCCGTGGGGGGTAACTCAGCTTCATCTTTGGATGCCGTGGGGGGTAACTCAGCTTCATCTTTGGATGCCATGGGGGGTAACTCAGCTTCATCTTTGGATGCCATGGGGGGTAACTCAGCTTCATCTTTGGATGCCGTGGAGTGAATCTCCTCCGCGTCCCCTGAATTCACCTTATCAGAAGTGACATCATTCTCTGGGGCTCCCAAACCTGCCTCTTGGTTCTCGGCACCAGAAGATGGACTATACATGCCTGTCTTCAAAGAATGGGTGCAATCATGATCTTGCTCCATTGGGCTGGATGTTTGATTGATCTCTTCCAAATGCTCCTTTGCAGGGGATAGGACTTCGACTTTATTTGGTTCTAATGTAGGCATTAGTACATCTTTTGTTCCATCAGAAGCTGAGACAGAAATTTGCCTATTCTCCAAACCAGGAACAGGAACAGACTCGTTCACTTGCACCTGGTTGGATACTGCAATTACATCTACATCACCCCCATTAGGCAGTTTCACCCTTTGCTTCTTGTAAATGCCTATGGCTCTCTGCACATTGGGAAAAATAGTCAGCCATCAAGAATCCATTAGTTCAGTATTTATGCATTCATAGAGCTGAAGTCAACAAAATGGACATGTTCATTTAGTTAAAATTCAAGAGGACAGTAAATATTATTACAGCACTTGGGAGTAAGAGGAGATTGATCACAATGTTAAAAGTCTAAAGGAAAGATGGGCATTATTATATATTCACCAACTGAGAATTTTTGTAAACAGACATATAACTGACCAAATAGTTTTACCTGGAAGATAGAATTATCAATTGCTGGAAAAGGTCGCTTTGATGAAGAGGCAGCTAATTTCTGCCGTGCACTCGAACCGTTCTGTACAGAGCAGGAAATACTGATAACGTCAGGGATCATTTTTTGCAtttaatttacaaaaaaatattaaatagttttcaatataaataaatacaaGAACACTCAAATAAccaagtcaaaatcaattccctACAGGTTAGCTAACTAAATATTAGTTGGACATTGCTCTGAATAACTTCAAGTTATAATTTGCCTCAAAATTGTCACCCCACCCCCGAAACCCCAAAAACTCCAATTTTGTAGAAGCTTTTCATAAGTTCACAAAGGGAAGCAAGAAAGTTTTCTAAAATTTATACCTTCAATAATAGTTCTGTACTAGCAACTGCATCCACGGGCTTGCCAATATTCAGAGTATACATACACTGGTCATACAATTCTGGCAGTACTAAGTCTACTGAAATGTCAAGTTTGGAGAGGTAGAACCGGCTTAGAAGAGTAGTATTGTCACTTGGTGTAGAAGTATCAGGCACCTTTTCAAGAGCAGCTGTGGGTGAAGA
This is a stretch of genomic DNA from Lotus japonicus ecotype B-129 chromosome 1, LjGifu_v1.2. It encodes these proteins:
- the LOC130743472 gene encoding 1-(5-phosphoribosyl)-5-[(5-phosphoribosylamino)methylideneamino] imidazole-4-carboxamide isomerase, chloroplastic isoform X2 → MRNLASAPSSLNFPIFHPNKLRSATLNPRSSSSSSSSLARRSSIQCAVRFCPCIDIHKGKVKQIVGSTLEDLKGDGGSEPVTNFESDKSAAEYATLYKQDGLTGGHVIMLGADPLSKAAAFEALHAYPGGLQVGGGINSDNCLSYIEEGASHVIVTSYVFNNGQMDLGRLKDLVRIVGKERLVLDLSCRKKDGKYAIVTDRWQKFSDVSLDAEVMEFLASFADEFLVHGVDVEGKKLGIDEELVALLGKHSPIPVTYAGGVTVLADLERIKTAGMGRVDVTVGSALDIFGGSLAYQEVVAWHNHQKASVVES